A genomic segment from Flavobacterium sp. 9R encodes:
- a CDS encoding energy transducer TonB: MKRILFFAACFFVLYSAKSQSLSIANDDIVEYNTVEVRPEFPGSYTNFMDFVAKNFSLPDYDGPTGILKVGFVIEVDGVVSSVKVLKNLDTTASSEIKKVMAKCPQWKPGEHNGKPVRVYYEFSLKLMSQS; the protein is encoded by the coding sequence ATGAAAAGAATTTTATTTTTTGCAGCTTGTTTTTTTGTTTTATATAGTGCTAAATCTCAGAGTCTTAGTATTGCTAATGACGACATTGTAGAGTATAATACGGTTGAAGTGAGGCCTGAATTTCCGGGGTCTTATACTAATTTTATGGATTTTGTTGCAAAAAATTTTTCATTACCTGATTACGATGGTCCAACTGGTATTTTGAAAGTCGGATTTGTAATAGAAGTTGATGGTGTTGTTTCAAGCGTCAAAGTATTAAAAAACCTTGATACTACAGCCTCAAGTGAAATCAAAAAGGTTATGGCCAAATGCCCTCAGTGGAAACCAGGAGAGCATAATGGTAAACCTGTTAGAGTATATTACGAGTTTTCTTTAAAACTTATGAGTCAAAGCTAA
- a CDS encoding YfiT family bacillithiol transferase yields the protein MESIEKLKYPIGQFEAPSKYTREYLIEKIREIEIFPETLNKTISQLTEEQLNTPYRPEGWTIRQVVHHCADSHMNCFIRIKWALTENEPVIKYYYEELWGEGIDNKTMPIEPTIQLLKGLHFRLSFLLNSLNEEELNKTFIHPEHNKTFSIKEIIGMYAWHCNHHLEHIIQLKKRKKW from the coding sequence ATGGAATCAATAGAAAAACTAAAGTACCCAATTGGACAATTTGAAGCACCATCAAAATATACACGAGAGTATTTAATTGAAAAAATAAGAGAAATTGAGATTTTCCCTGAAACTCTTAACAAAACAATTAGTCAACTAACTGAAGAACAGTTAAACACACCTTATCGCCCAGAAGGATGGACTATACGCCAAGTAGTACATCATTGTGCGGATAGTCATATGAACTGTTTTATAAGAATAAAATGGGCATTAACAGAAAATGAGCCAGTTATAAAATATTACTATGAAGAGTTATGGGGAGAAGGAATTGACAATAAAACAATGCCTATTGAACCAACAATTCAACTTTTAAAGGGTTTACATTTCAGATTATCGTTTTTATTAAATTCCTTAAATGAAGAAGAACTAAACAAAACTTTTATTCATCCAGAACACAACAAAACTTTTTCAATAAAAGAAATAATTGGAATGTATGCTTGGCATTGTAATCATCACTTAGAACATATCATCCAACTAAAAAAGAGGAAAAAATGGTAA
- a CDS encoding bifunctional 2-polyprenyl-6-hydroxyphenol methylase/3-demethylubiquinol 3-O-methyltransferase UbiG: MKDLFGQAIYDYHFKNSPENIYTETSISEEDEMDVSYLFREFNEMPIIEQKAITLSKGKILDIGCGAGSHSLELQNKLQQDVTAIDISKKAIVTCIARGIKQTEVCNILDLNENTQYDTILLLMNGTGIFGTINQIPIYLNKLNKILLPNGQILIDSSDIIYMFDEDEDGGKWIPGTNYYGELTFKLKYKNEVEEEFPWLYLDYNTLQNAAIANGFKCELVLEGEHYDYLAKLTL; encoded by the coding sequence ATGAAAGACCTTTTTGGACAAGCAATATATGATTATCATTTCAAGAACTCACCAGAAAACATATACACAGAAACCTCCATATCAGAAGAAGATGAAATGGATGTTAGCTACTTATTTAGAGAATTCAATGAAATGCCAATAATTGAACAAAAAGCAATTACATTATCAAAAGGAAAAATACTCGATATTGGATGTGGTGCCGGTAGTCATAGCCTAGAATTACAAAATAAATTGCAACAAGATGTAACCGCTATTGATATCTCTAAAAAAGCAATAGTAACATGTATTGCACGCGGAATAAAACAAACTGAAGTCTGCAATATATTAGATTTAAACGAAAACACACAATACGACACAATCCTTTTACTAATGAACGGGACGGGTATTTTTGGCACAATAAACCAAATACCAATCTATTTGAACAAGTTAAATAAAATACTTCTTCCAAACGGACAAATTCTTATAGATTCATCGGACATAATATACATGTTCGACGAAGATGAAGATGGTGGAAAATGGATTCCGGGAACTAATTATTATGGTGAATTAACATTCAAATTAAAATACAAGAACGAAGTAGAAGAAGAGTTTCCGTGGCTTTACTTAGATTACAATACTTTACAAAATGCAGCAATTGCCAATGGATTTAAATGTGAATTAGTCCTTGAAGGAGAACATTATGATTATTTAGCTAAACTAACACTATAA
- a CDS encoding YkgJ family cysteine cluster protein, producing the protein MQLKPDLSEINKLAKDKNNENKKYFDKLKKKPPKNLDYIMQELHDSEFKKTNCLNCANCCKTTGPLFTSADVERISKHLRLKPQQFISQYLRIDEDQDYVLQKLPCSFLDHDNTCFIYEVRPKACREFPHTDRKKFQQITAITMKNIPICPAVYNIVEEMKKKIVL; encoded by the coding sequence ATGCAGTTGAAGCCTGATTTATCGGAAATAAATAAGCTTGCCAAAGATAAGAATAACGAAAACAAAAAGTATTTCGATAAGCTTAAAAAGAAACCGCCTAAAAATTTAGATTATATAATGCAAGAACTGCATGATAGTGAGTTTAAAAAAACAAACTGTTTAAATTGTGCTAATTGTTGTAAAACAACGGGCCCATTGTTTACATCTGCAGATGTTGAAAGAATTTCAAAGCATCTTAGGCTTAAACCACAACAATTCATTTCTCAATATTTGCGAATTGATGAAGATCAAGATTATGTTTTGCAAAAGTTGCCTTGTAGTTTTTTGGATCATGACAACACTTGTTTTATATATGAAGTTCGTCCCAAAGCTTGCAGGGAATTTCCGCATACCGACAGAAAAAAGTTCCAACAGATTACTGCTATTACAATGAAAAACATTCCAATTTGTCCTGCGGTATATAATATTGTAGAGGAAATGAAAAAGAAAATTGTATTGTAG